From the Burkholderia ubonensis genome, one window contains:
- the motA gene encoding flagellar motor stator protein MotA, whose product MLIIVGTLVTILSVFGGYALAGGHLGALIQPIEILMIVGAGVGAFILGNGMKTIKATLQVLPTLFKGSKYNKDVYMELMGLLYVLLAKARKEGTLTLEADIDDPDKSPIFTQYPKILADRHIVEFLTDYLRLMVGGNMNAFEIESLMDEEIETHHTEGEGPAHALMRVGDAMPAFGIVAAVMGVVHTMASADKPPAVLGAMIAQALVGTFLGILLSYGLIGPLASLAEQRVAESTKMFQCIKVTILASLNGYAPAIAVEFGRKVLFSTERPSFAELEEHVRRVKAK is encoded by the coding sequence GTGCTGATTATCGTAGGAACACTCGTGACGATTTTGTCCGTCTTCGGCGGTTACGCGCTGGCAGGCGGGCATCTGGGCGCATTGATCCAGCCGATCGAAATTCTGATGATCGTCGGCGCGGGCGTGGGCGCGTTCATCCTCGGCAACGGCATGAAGACGATCAAGGCGACCTTGCAGGTGCTGCCGACGCTCTTCAAGGGCTCGAAGTACAACAAGGACGTCTACATGGAGCTGATGGGGCTCCTGTACGTGCTGCTCGCGAAAGCGCGCAAGGAAGGCACGCTGACGCTCGAGGCCGACATCGACGATCCGGACAAGAGCCCGATCTTCACCCAGTATCCGAAGATCCTGGCCGACCGCCACATCGTCGAATTTCTGACCGACTACCTGCGGCTGATGGTCGGCGGCAACATGAACGCGTTCGAGATCGAGAGCCTGATGGACGAGGAGATCGAGACGCATCACACCGAAGGCGAAGGCCCGGCGCACGCGCTGATGCGCGTCGGCGACGCGATGCCGGCGTTCGGCATCGTCGCGGCCGTGATGGGCGTCGTGCACACGATGGCGTCCGCCGACAAGCCGCCCGCGGTGCTCGGCGCGATGATCGCGCAGGCGCTGGTCGGCACGTTCCTCGGCATCCTGCTGTCGTACGGGCTGATCGGCCCGCTCGCGAGCCTCGCGGAGCAGCGCGTCGCCGAGTCGACGAAGATGTTCCAGTGCATCAAGGTCACGATTCTCGCGAGCCTGAACGGCTACGCGCCGGCGATCGCGGTCGAATTCGGCCGCAAGGTGCTGTTCTCGACCGAGCGGCCGTCGTTCGCCGAGCTCGAAGAGCACGTGCGCCGCGTGAAGGCGAAGTGA
- the flhC gene encoding flagellar transcriptional regulator FlhC — translation MASKSVVVEVKEITLAIELIELGARLQLLEAETSLSRDRLIKLYKELKGVSPPKGMLPFSTDWFMTWQPNIHSSLFYNIYRFMQDHGRCEPIQAIVKAYRLYLEHVNLSGDEAALSLTRAWTLVRFFDSGMLQMTPCTRCGGHFVAHAHDPHQGFVCGLCQPPSRAGKTRKAAAAQAGQAALAV, via the coding sequence ATGGCAAGCAAAAGCGTCGTGGTCGAGGTGAAGGAAATCACCCTCGCCATCGAACTGATCGAACTGGGTGCCCGGCTGCAGCTGCTGGAGGCGGAGACGAGCCTGTCGCGGGACCGTCTGATCAAGCTGTACAAGGAGCTGAAGGGCGTGTCGCCGCCGAAGGGGATGCTGCCGTTCTCGACCGACTGGTTCATGACGTGGCAGCCGAACATCCACTCGTCGCTGTTCTACAACATCTACCGGTTCATGCAGGACCACGGCCGCTGCGAGCCGATCCAGGCGATCGTGAAGGCGTACCGGCTGTATCTGGAGCACGTGAACCTGTCCGGCGACGAGGCGGCGCTGAGCCTCACGCGCGCGTGGACGCTGGTGCGCTTCTTCGATTCGGGAATGCTGCAGATGACGCCGTGCACGCGCTGCGGCGGCCATTTCGTCGCGCACGCGCATGATCCGCATCAAGGTTTCGTGTGCGGGCTCTGCCAGCCGCCGTCGCGCGCCGGCAAGACCCGCAAGGCGGCGGCCGCGCAGGCAGGGCAGGCGGCGCTCGCGGTGTGA
- the flhD gene encoding flagellar transcriptional regulator FlhD: MSATSEMLSEIKEVNLSYLLLAQRLLREDKAMGMFRMGISEELADVLGNLTLAQTVKLAASNQMLCRFRFDDHALLSSLADKGRSTVVSHAHSAILMAGQPVESVR, encoded by the coding sequence ATGAGCGCTACAAGCGAAATGCTCAGTGAGATCAAAGAGGTAAACCTGTCGTACCTCCTGCTCGCGCAACGCCTGCTGCGCGAGGACAAAGCGATGGGCATGTTCCGCATGGGAATTTCCGAGGAACTGGCCGATGTCCTCGGGAACCTCACGCTTGCCCAGACCGTGAAGCTCGCGGCGTCGAACCAGATGCTGTGCCGCTTTCGCTTCGACGATCACGCACTGCTGTCGTCGCTGGCCGACAAGGGGCGCAGCACCGTGGTGTCGCATGCCCATTCGGCGATCCTGATGGCCGGCCAGCCGGTCGAAAGCGTCCGCTGA
- a CDS encoding glycosyltransferase family 4 protein — translation MRIAQIAPLYEAVPPKLYGGTERVVSYLTEALVELGHDVTLFASGDSVTSARLEAAWPRALRLDPSIRDAMAPHMRLLEQVARVAHEFDVLHFHLDYLPFPLMSRLDTPYVTTLHGRLDLPELQPVFDAFPDAPVVSISNNQRKPLPQAAWAGTVYHGLPGTLLTPQPGVKPEYLAFLGRICPEKRVDTAIRIAAQSGLPLKIAAKVDKADADYFKEVIEPLLGEAHVEFIGEINEAQKPAFLSGAKALLFPIDWPEPFGLVMIEAMACGTPVVAFNRGSVPEVIEDGVTGFIVEDVQGAVGALHRIDGLSRDAIRARFDTRFSATAMARRYVETYESLCAAAKRPALRRVAGA, via the coding sequence ATGCGCATTGCCCAGATCGCACCGCTCTACGAAGCCGTCCCGCCGAAACTCTACGGCGGCACCGAGCGCGTCGTGTCCTACCTCACCGAAGCCCTCGTCGAGCTCGGCCACGACGTCACGCTGTTCGCGAGCGGCGACTCGGTCACGTCCGCCCGCCTCGAAGCGGCCTGGCCGCGCGCGCTGCGGCTCGATCCGTCGATCCGCGATGCGATGGCGCCCCACATGCGCCTGCTCGAGCAGGTCGCCCGGGTCGCGCACGAATTCGACGTGCTGCACTTCCATCTCGACTACCTGCCGTTTCCGCTGATGTCGCGCCTCGACACGCCGTACGTGACGACGCTGCACGGGCGGCTCGACCTGCCGGAGCTGCAGCCGGTGTTCGACGCGTTCCCCGACGCGCCCGTCGTGTCGATCTCGAACAACCAGCGCAAGCCGCTGCCGCAGGCCGCGTGGGCCGGCACCGTGTATCACGGGCTGCCCGGCACGCTGCTCACGCCGCAACCTGGCGTGAAGCCCGAGTACCTCGCGTTCCTCGGCCGGATCTGCCCGGAAAAGCGCGTCGACACCGCGATCCGGATCGCCGCGCAAAGCGGACTGCCGCTCAAGATCGCCGCGAAGGTCGACAAGGCCGACGCCGACTACTTCAAGGAAGTGATCGAACCGCTGCTCGGCGAGGCGCACGTCGAATTCATCGGCGAGATCAACGAGGCGCAGAAGCCCGCGTTTCTCTCCGGCGCGAAGGCGCTGCTGTTCCCGATCGACTGGCCGGAGCCGTTCGGCCTCGTGATGATCGAGGCGATGGCGTGCGGCACGCCGGTCGTCGCGTTCAACCGCGGCTCGGTGCCGGAAGTGATCGAGGACGGCGTGACCGGCTTCATCGTCGAGGACGTGCAGGGGGCGGTCGGCGCGCTGCACCGGATCGACGGCCTGTCGCGCGACGCGATCCGCGCGCGCTTCGACACGCGCTTCAGCGCCACGGCGATGGCGCGCCGCTATGTCGAAACCTACGAATCGCTTTGCGCGGCGGCGAAACGCCCGGCGTTGCGCAGGGTCGCCGGAGCCTGA
- a CDS encoding H-NS histone family protein, producing MSQYAKLKAQIADLQAQADEVRRQEVEAVIADVQRVIAEYGLTAQDLGFAERARRGRPPKKAPLPAKYRDPKSGATWSGRGKPPNWIVGKNRDRFLIE from the coding sequence ATGTCTCAATACGCGAAACTCAAGGCGCAGATCGCTGATTTGCAGGCCCAGGCGGATGAAGTGCGCCGCCAGGAAGTCGAGGCGGTAATTGCCGATGTTCAGCGGGTGATCGCCGAATACGGGCTGACCGCCCAGGATCTGGGATTTGCCGAGCGCGCGCGGCGCGGCCGTCCGCCGAAAAAGGCGCCGCTGCCGGCGAAATATCGCGACCCGAAGTCGGGCGCCACCTGGAGTGGCCGAGGCAAGCCGCCGAATTGGATCGTCGGCAAAAACCGCGACCGTTTTCTGATCGAATGA
- the aqpZ gene encoding aquaporin Z — protein sequence MNLSQRLAAEAFGTFWLVLGGCGSAVLAAAFPGLGIGFAGVALAFGLTVLTMAFAIGHVSGCHLNPAVSVGLTVAGRFPARDLVPYIVAQVIGATLGAFVLYLIATGKPGFDVVGSGFATNGFGERSPGHYALGAAFICEVVMTAFFLFVILGATDKRAPAGFAPIAIGLCLTLIHLISIPVTNTSVNPARSTGPALFVGGEAIGQLWLFWVAPLIGAALAGVIYPLVAGRDAPGRLPASARTSA from the coding sequence ATGAACCTTTCTCAACGGCTCGCCGCCGAGGCATTCGGCACCTTCTGGCTGGTGCTCGGCGGGTGCGGCAGCGCCGTGCTGGCAGCGGCCTTTCCGGGGCTCGGCATCGGTTTCGCCGGCGTCGCGCTGGCCTTCGGCCTCACCGTCCTCACGATGGCGTTCGCGATCGGACATGTTTCGGGGTGCCATCTGAATCCTGCGGTGAGCGTGGGCCTGACGGTTGCCGGCCGCTTCCCCGCGCGCGATCTCGTGCCGTACATCGTCGCGCAGGTGATCGGCGCGACGCTCGGCGCATTCGTGCTGTACCTGATCGCGACCGGCAAGCCCGGCTTCGACGTCGTCGGCAGCGGCTTCGCGACGAACGGCTTCGGCGAACGCTCGCCCGGCCACTACGCGCTCGGCGCGGCGTTCATCTGCGAAGTCGTGATGACCGCCTTCTTCCTGTTCGTGATTCTCGGCGCGACCGACAAGCGCGCGCCGGCCGGCTTCGCGCCGATCGCGATCGGCCTGTGCCTGACGCTGATCCACCTGATTTCGATTCCGGTCACCAACACGTCGGTGAACCCGGCCCGCTCGACCGGCCCGGCGCTGTTCGTCGGCGGCGAGGCGATCGGGCAGCTCTGGCTGTTCTGGGTCGCGCCGCTGATCGGCGCGGCGCTCGCCGGGGTCATCTATCCGCTGGTCGCGGGGCGCGACGCCCCCGGCCGGCTGCCGGCATCCGCTCGCACAAGCGCATAA
- a CDS encoding Cof-type HAD-IIB family hydrolase, which yields MYKVIATDLDGTLLNSDHQLDPYTIETVRHLDRDGLQFIIATGRHYADVAGIRDLLGIRPYLITSNGARVHAPDDTTIHAQDIDPAIVRRLVQPDIVGAHGRVIVNLFADHGWLIDRDAPHLLDFHQDSGFRYDVIDMAAHAGTDIAKVLYIGEPADLAVVSERLQAQFGDALYVTYSLPDCLEVMAANVSKGRALRAVLGRIGVEPGHCIAFGDNMNDIDLLETAGHAFMMNNANPDLVARLPHIPRIGNNFDAGVARHLRALFALTDAVDGVAAS from the coding sequence ATGTACAAAGTCATCGCCACCGATCTCGACGGCACCCTGCTGAACAGCGATCACCAGCTCGACCCGTACACGATCGAGACCGTGCGTCATCTCGACCGCGACGGCCTGCAGTTCATCATCGCGACGGGGCGGCACTATGCGGACGTCGCGGGCATCCGCGACCTGCTCGGCATCCGGCCGTACCTGATCACGTCGAACGGCGCGCGCGTGCATGCGCCCGACGATACGACGATCCATGCGCAGGACATCGATCCGGCGATCGTGCGCCGTCTCGTGCAGCCCGATATCGTCGGCGCGCATGGCCGCGTGATCGTCAACCTGTTCGCCGATCACGGCTGGCTGATCGACCGCGATGCGCCGCACCTGCTCGATTTCCACCAGGATTCGGGTTTCCGCTACGACGTGATCGACATGGCGGCGCATGCGGGCACGGACATCGCGAAGGTGCTGTACATCGGCGAGCCGGCGGACCTGGCGGTCGTCTCCGAACGGTTGCAGGCGCAATTTGGCGACGCGCTGTACGTGACGTACTCGCTGCCCGACTGTCTCGAAGTGATGGCGGCGAACGTGTCGAAGGGCCGCGCGCTGCGCGCGGTGCTCGGGCGGATCGGCGTCGAGCCGGGCCACTGCATCGCGTTCGGCGACAACATGAACGACATCGACCTGCTCGAAACCGCGGGCCACGCGTTCATGATGAACAACGCGAACCCGGACCTCGTCGCGCGCCTGCCGCACATCCCGCGGATCGGCAACAACTTCGACGCAGGCGTCGCACGCCATCTGCGCGCGCTGTTCGCGCTGACGGATGCCGTCGACGGCGTCGCGGCGTCCTGA
- a CDS encoding BadF/BadG/BcrA/BcrD ATPase family protein: MTDILFAIGIDGGGTGTRAVLADRQGRELAQGRGGPSGLGLGIERAWASIGVACADAFTQAGFALDWSRCVLGCGLAGVNNASWLTAFRAQAPLDALVVESDAYTTVVGAHGGAPGLIVALGTGSIAAALDPAGACRFAGGFGFPSGDEASGAWLGLRALAHAQQALDGRVPRDALADALLAEIAEIGAADRDTLVEWSCDANQTAYARLAPIVFAHRAHPHAAALIAQAGDEIGKMIDALDPRRALPVALCGGLADALAPAVPARHAGRLRAPLEDSAHGALRLALRFASEARI, translated from the coding sequence ATGACGGATATTCTTTTCGCGATCGGCATCGACGGCGGCGGCACCGGCACCCGCGCGGTGCTGGCGGATCGGCAGGGCCGCGAGCTCGCGCAGGGGCGCGGCGGCCCGTCGGGGCTCGGCCTCGGCATCGAGCGCGCATGGGCGTCGATCGGCGTCGCGTGCGCGGACGCGTTCACGCAAGCGGGTTTCGCGCTCGACTGGTCGCGCTGCGTGCTCGGCTGCGGGCTGGCGGGCGTCAACAACGCGAGCTGGCTCACGGCGTTCCGCGCACAGGCGCCGCTCGATGCGCTGGTGGTCGAAAGCGACGCGTATACGACGGTCGTCGGCGCGCACGGCGGCGCGCCGGGGCTGATCGTCGCGCTCGGCACCGGCAGCATCGCGGCGGCGCTCGATCCGGCCGGCGCCTGCCGGTTCGCGGGCGGCTTCGGCTTCCCGTCGGGCGATGAGGCGAGCGGCGCGTGGCTCGGCCTGCGCGCGCTCGCGCATGCGCAGCAGGCGCTCGACGGCCGCGTGCCGCGCGATGCGCTGGCCGACGCGCTGCTTGCCGAGATTGCCGAGATCGGCGCAGCGGATCGCGATACGCTCGTCGAGTGGTCGTGCGACGCGAACCAGACGGCCTATGCGCGCCTGGCGCCGATCGTCTTCGCGCATCGCGCGCATCCGCATGCGGCGGCGCTGATCGCGCAGGCGGGCGACGAGATCGGCAAGATGATCGACGCGCTCGATCCGCGGCGCGCATTGCCGGTCGCGCTGTGCGGCGGGCTCGCCGACGCGCTCGCGCCCGCGGTGCCGGCGCGCCACGCGGGGCGGCTGCGCGCGCCGCTCGAGGATTCCGCGCACGGCGCGCTGAGGCTCGCGCTGAGGTTCGCGTCTGAGGCTCGTATTTGA
- a CDS encoding DNA-3-methyladenine glycosylase I encodes MSQRCNWVKTEADAHYHDTEWGVPSHDDRHLFEMLILEGAQAGLSWSTILNKRAGYRAAFADFDVDAVARFTPQRIEKLLQDPGIVRNRAKVQAAVANAQAVQRIRDEHGSLAKFLWSFVDHAPIQNAWQSYRDAPASTERSDALSKALKAYGCKFVGSTICYALMQATGMVNDHEVGCPCHAQCAALAGKQPARRRNAG; translated from the coding sequence ATGTCGCAGCGGTGCAACTGGGTGAAAACGGAAGCGGACGCTCACTATCACGATACCGAATGGGGCGTGCCGTCGCACGACGACCGCCATCTGTTCGAGATGCTGATCCTCGAAGGCGCGCAGGCGGGGCTGTCATGGTCGACGATCCTGAACAAGCGCGCCGGCTACCGCGCGGCGTTCGCCGATTTCGACGTCGACGCCGTCGCACGCTTCACGCCGCAGCGCATCGAGAAGCTGCTGCAGGATCCGGGCATCGTGCGCAACCGCGCGAAGGTGCAGGCCGCGGTCGCGAACGCGCAGGCCGTGCAGCGGATTCGCGACGAGCACGGCTCGCTCGCCAAATTCCTGTGGTCGTTCGTCGATCACGCGCCGATCCAGAACGCATGGCAGTCGTATCGCGACGCCCCCGCGTCGACCGAGCGCTCCGACGCGCTCAGCAAGGCGCTGAAGGCTTACGGCTGCAAGTTCGTCGGCTCGACGATCTGCTACGCGCTGATGCAGGCGACCGGCATGGTCAACGATCACGAGGTCGGCTGCCCTTGCCATGCGCAATGTGCGGCGCTTGCGGGCAAGCAGCCGGCACGGCGCCGCAACGCAGGCTGA
- the rpsU gene encoding 30S ribosomal protein S21, which produces MTTILLKENEPFEVAIRRFRRAIEKNGLIAELRERQSYEKPTAVRKRKKAAAVKRLHKRLRSQMLPKKLH; this is translated from the coding sequence ATGACGACGATTCTTCTGAAAGAAAACGAGCCGTTCGAAGTGGCGATTCGCCGCTTTCGCCGCGCTATCGAAAAAAATGGCCTGATCGCTGAACTGCGCGAGCGCCAGTCCTACGAAAAGCCGACCGCAGTCCGCAAGCGCAAGAAGGCAGCTGCCGTCAAGCGCCTGCACAAGCGCCTGCGCAGCCAGATGCTGCCGAAGAAGCTCCACTAA